A DNA window from Janibacter sp. A1S7 contains the following coding sequences:
- a CDS encoding GntR family transcriptional regulator — translation MATKTSATTGVQRCLTEIRQMIISGDLLPGQKVHQGEIAEVLNVSRIPVREALSTLQAEGVLTYKANTGFTVSRFSGEDLAEIYLMRRLLETEILRSIDLSTVDVDELEALNEKLSALSSSDNPDEYQDTNHEFHFRLFAYSDLHLVTQEVQRLWYMSSFYRSLYIQAADSRLRVYEEHIQMMDAIRNGDIEALIEISNEHRRSTEALVTQRIGFSRPR, via the coding sequence ATGGCCACCAAGACGTCCGCGACGACCGGCGTCCAACGTTGCTTGACCGAGATCCGCCAGATGATCATCTCCGGAGATCTACTCCCCGGCCAGAAGGTCCACCAGGGCGAGATCGCCGAGGTGCTGAACGTCAGCCGCATCCCCGTCCGTGAGGCCCTGTCCACCTTGCAGGCCGAGGGCGTGCTCACCTACAAGGCCAACACCGGCTTCACCGTCTCCCGATTCAGCGGTGAGGACCTCGCCGAGATCTACCTGATGCGCCGCCTTCTGGAGACCGAGATCCTCCGGTCGATCGACCTGTCGACCGTCGATGTCGACGAGCTCGAGGCGCTCAATGAGAAGCTGTCCGCGCTCTCCTCGTCCGACAACCCGGACGAGTACCAGGACACCAACCACGAGTTCCACTTTCGACTCTTCGCCTACTCAGACCTCCACCTGGTCACCCAGGAGGTCCAGAGGCTCTGGTACATGTCGAGCTTCTACCGCTCTTTGTACATCCAGGCCGCCGACTCCCGCCTGCGCGTGTACGAGGAGCACATCCAGATGATGGACGCCATCCGCAACGGCGACATCGAGGCCCTGATCGAGATCTCCAACGAGCACCGGCGCTCCACCGAGGCCCTGGTCACCCAGCGCATCGGCTTCTCCCGCCCGCGCTGA
- a CDS encoding MFS transporter, whose product MPTAPRAGRSTWQLLTDRRFGSFILGKTLAFVGVWIHNVVAAVLAWQITSSATWVAVVSVVQFLPQVLLAPVVGPMTDRANQGRMVAAGRAFCFSGSAGLGLWVLAAGVDGLGLPVLLVATCVVGVGFAVSGPAMQAMIPDLVEPDELGRAVGIDSLPTMLGRAAGPAIGALLAAFVGSGAALVTAAGGHLAFGLIAMSLARGEVPRARVEGGGFLDGLSYIRRNPVVILLLLGVTAVGMGADPVVTLAPAMADGHGVGEEFVGYFGSAFGVGAVLGSLVATTANSGRHAPIAPVLGLLVLGGGLASIPLMSTAWTVCACFLVAGVGFTMALSGCTTRLHQVVPPSMRGRVMSLWLIAFMGTRPLAAMVNGLLADAFGTGAALVVMGAYVATTAGLCLPGVLQRATRPEVDLPLSVSAGGRSRCAG is encoded by the coding sequence GTGCCGACCGCGCCCAGAGCAGGGCGGTCCACCTGGCAGCTGCTGACGGACCGGCGGTTCGGCTCGTTCATCCTCGGCAAGACGCTGGCCTTCGTGGGTGTCTGGATCCACAACGTGGTCGCGGCGGTGCTCGCGTGGCAGATCACCTCGTCGGCCACCTGGGTCGCCGTCGTCAGTGTGGTCCAGTTCCTGCCTCAGGTCCTGCTGGCGCCGGTCGTCGGGCCGATGACCGACCGGGCGAACCAAGGGCGGATGGTCGCCGCCGGACGCGCCTTCTGCTTCTCCGGCTCGGCGGGTCTAGGCCTGTGGGTCCTCGCCGCCGGTGTGGATGGCCTGGGGCTCCCGGTCCTTCTGGTCGCGACCTGCGTGGTCGGTGTCGGTTTCGCCGTCAGCGGCCCGGCCATGCAGGCGATGATCCCGGACCTCGTCGAGCCGGACGAGCTCGGTCGGGCGGTCGGGATCGACTCCCTTCCAACCATGCTCGGTCGAGCCGCGGGGCCGGCGATCGGCGCGTTGCTCGCCGCCTTCGTGGGGTCCGGAGCTGCCCTGGTCACGGCGGCCGGAGGGCACCTGGCGTTCGGGCTGATCGCAATGTCCCTCGCTCGTGGCGAGGTTCCCCGGGCGCGGGTCGAGGGCGGTGGCTTCCTCGACGGCCTCAGCTACATACGGCGGAACCCGGTCGTGATCCTCCTGCTTCTGGGTGTCACCGCCGTCGGCATGGGGGCCGATCCTGTCGTGACCCTCGCTCCCGCGATGGCCGACGGGCACGGTGTCGGTGAGGAGTTCGTCGGGTACTTCGGCTCGGCCTTCGGGGTGGGTGCCGTGCTGGGGAGCCTTGTCGCCACCACGGCAAACTCGGGACGGCACGCTCCGATCGCGCCCGTGCTGGGTCTCCTCGTCCTGGGTGGGGGTCTCGCCTCGATTCCACTCATGTCGACGGCGTGGACGGTGTGCGCTTGCTTCCTCGTGGCCGGTGTGGGCTTCACCATGGCGCTATCCGGGTGCACTACGAGGCTCCACCAGGTGGTGCCTCCCTCGATGCGAGGACGGGTGATGTCCTTGTGGCTCATCGCCTTCATGGGCACCCGGCCCCTTGCCGCGATGGTGAACGGCCTCTTGGCCGATGCATTCGGCACGGGGGCCGCGCTGGTGGTGATGGGCGCCTATGTGGCCACCACTGCGGGGCTCTGCCTGCCCGGAGTGCTGCAGAGGGCAACTCGACCCGAGGTGGACTTGCCCCTCTCCGTCAGCGCGGGCGGGAGAAGCCGATGCGCTGGGTGA
- a CDS encoding MaoC family dehydratase: protein MRVFAGPEELQEAAGQEIGVSSWLEVTQDRVDQFAEATGDNQWIHVDPERAVDGPFGGTIAHGYLTLSLMVPFMLEIYRVENRKHAVNYGVNKVRFPAPVPVGSRLRGRLALTAADPIQGGLQLVWKVTIEREGGDRPVCVAESITRIYF, encoded by the coding sequence ATGCGGGTGTTTGCGGGGCCAGAGGAGTTGCAGGAGGCCGCCGGTCAGGAGATCGGCGTGAGCTCATGGCTCGAGGTGACTCAGGATCGCGTGGACCAGTTCGCCGAGGCTACGGGGGACAACCAGTGGATCCACGTCGACCCTGAGCGCGCGGTTGACGGGCCCTTCGGCGGCACGATCGCGCACGGGTACCTCACCCTGAGTCTCATGGTCCCCTTCATGCTGGAGATCTACCGCGTGGAGAACCGCAAGCATGCGGTCAACTACGGGGTCAACAAGGTCCGCTTCCCGGCGCCGGTCCCGGTCGGGTCGCGTCTGCGAGGGCGCCTGGCCCTGACAGCCGCCGATCCGATCCAGGGAGGGCTCCAACTCGTGTGGAAGGTCACCATCGAGCGCGAGGGCGGGGATCGGCCCGTGTGTGTCGCCGAGAGCATCACCCGCATCTACTTCTGA
- a CDS encoding zinc-binding dehydrogenase, with protein MRATVLHLPGEIALVERPKPRIVDGTDAVVRVTTAAVCGSDLWWYRGDNPFDQPRRMGHEFIGRVEQVGPDVTTVQAGDAVIAAFKVSDGTCIPCSDGYTSNCHRGSYWGQSDRDGADLDGGQGERVRVPYADGTLVPVPGGLDEALLPHLLALTDVMPTGLHAAQCAGVRPGSEVVVIGDGAVGLCAVLAARRLGAERVTIMSRHPDRQETSRAFGVDDIVTERGAKGVARIRALHGGLGAAHVLECVGSEQSLQQAIDCTRPGGQIGMVGIPHGVPLRPRDLFIKNLGLRGGGAPARALIPGLLPDVLDGTLLPGAVFNRRYTLDEIGTAYADMAERRTIKAQIDVTPV; from the coding sequence ATGCGCGCCACTGTCTTGCACCTCCCCGGTGAGATCGCTCTGGTAGAACGCCCGAAGCCGCGCATCGTCGACGGCACGGACGCGGTCGTTCGCGTCACCACCGCTGCGGTCTGTGGCTCCGACCTGTGGTGGTACCGCGGTGACAACCCGTTCGACCAGCCACGACGGATGGGGCACGAGTTCATCGGCCGGGTGGAACAGGTCGGGCCAGATGTCACCACGGTCCAGGCGGGCGACGCCGTCATCGCGGCCTTCAAGGTCAGCGACGGCACCTGCATCCCGTGCTCCGACGGCTACACGTCGAACTGCCACCGCGGCTCGTACTGGGGGCAGAGCGACCGCGATGGCGCAGACCTCGACGGCGGCCAGGGCGAGCGAGTCCGGGTTCCGTACGCGGACGGCACACTCGTGCCGGTCCCCGGCGGCCTCGACGAGGCGCTGCTCCCCCACCTCCTCGCGCTCACCGACGTGATGCCCACCGGTCTTCACGCTGCGCAGTGCGCCGGGGTCCGGCCCGGCAGTGAGGTGGTGGTCATCGGGGACGGTGCGGTGGGTCTTTGCGCGGTCCTGGCCGCACGGCGGCTCGGCGCAGAGCGCGTCACCATCATGTCGCGCCACCCGGATCGTCAGGAGACGTCCCGGGCATTCGGTGTCGACGACATCGTGACCGAGCGGGGGGCGAAAGGGGTGGCCCGGATCCGCGCGCTCCACGGGGGCCTCGGCGCAGCCCACGTCCTGGAGTGCGTGGGGTCGGAGCAGAGCCTGCAGCAGGCCATCGACTGCACGCGACCCGGGGGCCAGATCGGCATGGTGGGAATCCCCCACGGCGTACCGTTGCGACCCCGTGACCTCTTCATCAAGAACCTCGGCCTGCGTGGTGGAGGGGCCCCTGCTCGCGCCCTCATCCCCGGGCTTCTCCCGGACGTCCTCGACGGCACACTGCTCCCCGGCGCCGTCTTCAACCGTCGCTACACGCTGGACGAGATCGGCACTGCCTACGCCGACATGGCTGAGCGGCGCACGATCAAGGCCCAGATCGACGTCACCCCGGTGTGA
- a CDS encoding DUF433 domain-containing protein, with amino-acid sequence MRDIVETPILTLSATSRHLAIPKGTLHAWLTDTRGPLVHRVPDQPHNWPTIPFVGVVEAHVLRLLRHDLKLSLPKVRDAAMAVRREFDTPYALATKRVATDGADIFIEYATGELARAHDGQQPFREVIDSHLRFIRWGDDDWPAAITLQQYSEVAPVIIDPRFAWGQPVVERNRVPVAAITEMWRAGDPMDLIAEEFDLTREQVETICRAAA; translated from the coding sequence ATGCGCGACATCGTGGAGACACCGATTTTGACGCTGTCCGCAACGAGTCGGCACCTCGCCATCCCGAAGGGGACACTCCACGCCTGGCTCACGGACACGCGCGGCCCGCTGGTGCATCGTGTCCCCGACCAACCCCACAACTGGCCGACGATCCCCTTCGTGGGGGTCGTTGAGGCCCACGTCCTACGTCTGCTGCGGCACGACCTCAAGCTGTCGCTGCCGAAGGTCCGAGACGCGGCGATGGCGGTCCGCCGTGAGTTCGACACGCCGTACGCTTTGGCGACGAAGCGGGTCGCCACGGACGGCGCCGACATCTTCATCGAGTACGCCACAGGCGAGCTCGCCCGTGCTCACGACGGGCAACAGCCGTTCCGCGAGGTCATCGACAGTCACCTGCGCTTCATCCGCTGGGGTGATGACGACTGGCCCGCCGCCATCACACTCCAGCAGTACTCGGAAGTTGCGCCGGTGATCATCGACCCCCGTTTTGCCTGGGGTCAACCAGTCGTCGAGCGGAACCGAGTCCCGGTTGCGGCGATCACAGAGATGTGGCGCGCCGGTGACCCGATGGACTTGATCGCAGAGGAGTTTGATCTCACCCGTGAGCAGGTCGAGACGATCTGCCGCGCAGCCGCCTGA
- a CDS encoding type II secretion system F family protein: MTTALIGAALLALALLVLVLVLAISLRPSEPTGVARGLALIEGTASAQSAVRSELPASERFVAPIIDGSRRLATRLSPGGTVERLANGLDKAGNPAPWTVDRIMGVKGMLLLLGLALGLLFGDISVVGVLLAVFFGAALFYLPDLLLYNASLRRQERTAKDLADVLDVLTVCVEAGQGFDGAVLRVARTTDGPLSGEFARVLSEIQLGKTRGQAFSSMGERVVLPEVKNFISAIVQADRLGIPIAKVLREQTSAMRVVRRQKAEEQAQKITVKILFPLLLCIFPAMFVVIIGPGAIRMMENIFGSGGAL; the protein is encoded by the coding sequence ATGACCACCGCACTCATCGGGGCCGCCCTCCTCGCGCTCGCCCTCCTCGTGCTCGTCCTCGTGCTGGCGATCTCGCTGCGGCCGTCCGAACCGACCGGGGTGGCGCGCGGTCTGGCCCTGATCGAAGGGACGGCGTCCGCGCAGTCGGCCGTACGCAGCGAACTGCCGGCCTCGGAGCGCTTCGTCGCCCCGATCATCGACGGATCCCGGCGCCTGGCGACCCGCCTGTCCCCGGGTGGGACGGTCGAGCGGCTCGCCAACGGCCTGGACAAGGCAGGCAACCCGGCGCCGTGGACGGTCGACCGGATCATGGGTGTGAAGGGGATGCTGTTGCTGCTCGGGCTGGCGCTCGGGTTGCTGTTCGGGGACATCAGTGTCGTCGGGGTGCTCCTCGCGGTCTTCTTCGGGGCGGCGCTGTTCTACCTGCCGGACCTGCTGCTCTACAACGCGTCGTTGCGTCGGCAGGAGCGCACCGCCAAGGACCTGGCTGACGTGCTCGACGTGCTGACCGTCTGCGTCGAGGCCGGCCAGGGGTTCGACGGGGCCGTGCTGCGGGTCGCGCGCACCACCGACGGACCGCTGTCGGGTGAGTTCGCCCGAGTGCTCTCCGAGATCCAGCTCGGCAAGACCCGAGGGCAGGCGTTCTCCTCGATGGGCGAGCGGGTCGTGCTGCCGGAGGTGAAGAACTTCATCTCCGCGATCGTGCAGGCCGACCGGCTCGGCATCCCGATCGCCAAGGTCTTGCGTGAGCAGACCTCCGCCATGCGTGTCGTCCGGCGGCAGAAGGCGGAGGAGCAGGCGCAGAAGATCACCGTGAAGATCCTCTTTCCGCTGCTGTTGTGCATCTTCCCCGCCATGTTCGTCGTCATCATCGGGCCCGGTGCGATCCGGATGATGGAGAACATCTTCGGCTCCGGCGGGGCACTGTAG
- a CDS encoding type II secretion system F family protein: protein MTHLLQRLLAAVTLTVALLVLSGTAANAAPDVSMSDVESQSQAVTGVLTFRGPEVVQVDPDSLTATIDGREHEASVAKSTSIERSAMLVIDTSGSMGADGMATVRAATRAYLDAVPTDVKVGVATFANTAGVDLKPSHDRAQVQRVVDGLVARGETSLYAAVLAAAKALGDEGDRSMVLLSDGADTVSAKPKADLKKATAAVRERGIRVDVVRFRTEDEETMNALKGFAEAGDGSILAAADAEAVGDAFQTAARALNSQAPFEITTPDQLAGRHVVRLEGTANGAPFAVERTVTLEGVAAAEPAAPAETADAAAPELATGGLPGWSPWPWVAALTVGVAIFLFALGLITPTVRSRRELRLAGIDDYVVPVKQWSRREGRDDGKAVSERLIDFGERRMAKRGSTAHTMLLINRADLPLRAGEWYVLCGVAIIVAIAVFMLLVPGPWVVGVIVGLLVGIAVPQVVLRLLAARRARAFERVLPDSLVLVATSLKSGFGLMQSLDAVAQDSAPPVDKEFSRALAETRIGTDIADALERMAERMGSEAMAMAVMAIRIQREVGGNLAETLETTAHTLREREVLFRQVKALSAEGRLSAYILIALPFALFFYMLLVNFEYIQLLWTTALGLLMSVGAIVGIVIGIIWMRNVVKIEV from the coding sequence GTGACCCACCTCCTCCAGCGCCTCCTCGCCGCCGTCACCCTCACGGTGGCCCTTCTCGTGCTGTCGGGGACGGCAGCCAACGCCGCCCCCGACGTCTCGATGAGCGACGTCGAGTCGCAGTCGCAGGCCGTGACCGGGGTGCTCACCTTCCGCGGCCCCGAGGTCGTGCAGGTCGACCCGGACAGTCTCACCGCGACCATCGACGGTCGCGAGCACGAGGCGAGCGTTGCGAAGTCGACGAGCATCGAACGGTCGGCGATGCTCGTCATCGACACCAGCGGGTCGATGGGCGCCGACGGGATGGCGACCGTGCGCGCGGCCACCCGCGCCTACCTGGACGCGGTACCCACGGACGTGAAGGTGGGGGTGGCGACCTTCGCCAACACCGCCGGGGTGGACCTGAAGCCCTCCCACGATCGCGCGCAGGTCCAGCGGGTCGTCGACGGACTCGTCGCGCGCGGTGAGACGAGCCTCTACGCCGCCGTGCTCGCCGCCGCCAAGGCCCTGGGCGATGAGGGCGACCGCAGCATGGTCCTGCTCAGTGACGGCGCCGACACGGTGAGCGCCAAGCCGAAGGCTGATCTGAAGAAGGCGACCGCAGCAGTGCGGGAGCGCGGCATCCGCGTCGACGTCGTGCGGTTCCGCACCGAGGACGAAGAAACGATGAATGCCCTCAAGGGGTTCGCCGAGGCCGGCGACGGGTCCATCCTCGCCGCCGCCGACGCCGAGGCGGTCGGGGACGCCTTCCAGACCGCCGCTCGTGCGCTGAACTCGCAGGCCCCCTTCGAGATCACGACACCGGACCAGCTCGCGGGACGCCACGTGGTGCGCCTCGAAGGGACGGCCAACGGCGCCCCCTTCGCCGTGGAGCGGACCGTCACCCTCGAAGGAGTGGCTGCGGCTGAGCCGGCCGCGCCGGCCGAGACTGCCGACGCCGCAGCTCCAGAGCTGGCCACCGGCGGTCTGCCGGGGTGGTCGCCGTGGCCGTGGGTCGCCGCCCTGACCGTCGGCGTGGCGATCTTCCTGTTCGCCCTGGGCCTGATCACCCCGACGGTGCGCTCCCGTCGCGAGCTGCGTCTGGCCGGCATCGACGACTACGTCGTCCCGGTCAAGCAGTGGTCCCGCCGGGAGGGACGTGACGACGGCAAGGCGGTGAGCGAGCGCCTCATCGATTTCGGTGAGCGTCGGATGGCCAAGCGCGGCTCCACCGCTCACACGATGCTGCTGATCAACCGTGCCGACCTGCCCCTGCGCGCAGGGGAGTGGTACGTCCTGTGCGGCGTGGCGATCATCGTCGCCATCGCCGTGTTCATGCTCCTGGTGCCCGGGCCCTGGGTCGTCGGAGTGATCGTCGGACTGCTCGTCGGGATCGCCGTACCCCAGGTGGTGCTGCGTCTGCTCGCCGCACGCCGGGCGCGCGCATTCGAGCGGGTGCTACCGGACTCCCTGGTGCTCGTCGCGACGAGCCTGAAGAGCGGCTTCGGTCTGATGCAGTCCCTGGATGCCGTGGCGCAGGACTCCGCACCGCCGGTGGACAAGGAGTTCTCCCGGGCCCTCGCCGAGACCCGCATCGGCACGGACATCGCCGACGCCCTGGAGCGGATGGCCGAGCGGATGGGCAGCGAGGCGATGGCGATGGCCGTCATGGCCATCCGCATCCAGCGGGAGGTCGGCGGCAACCTCGCCGAGACCCTCGAGACGACCGCCCACACCCTGCGGGAGCGGGAGGTCCTCTTCCGTCAGGTCAAGGCTCTCTCGGCGGAGGGGCGACTGTCGGCCTACATCCTCATCGCGCTGCCGTTCGCCCTCTTCTTCTACATGCTGCTGGTCAACTTCGAGTACATCCAGTTGCTCTGGACCACGGCGCTGGGTCTGTTGATGTCCGTCGGCGCCATCGTCGGCATCGTCATCGGCATCATCTGGATGCGCAACGTCGTCAAGATCGAGGTGTGA
- a CDS encoding CpaF family protein: MSNLAERLEQARSARAGAAPPQAGPTRRAKAPRRREDPFADVKDRVHQALVASLGPRLYDPHLSEQELASQVRHTLQQVIDSENTPLSQSDRTKIAQDVSDDILGHGPLEPYLRDPDVTEIMVNGADDIYIERDGRIFPTGTRFADESHLRRTIDKIVSRVGRRVDESSPMVDARLPDGSRVNAVLPPVALDGSMLTIRKFAKDPFTDSDLIAMGTMSTPVRDFLEACVRGRRNILISGGTGSGKTTTLNVVSSFLPEEERIVTIEDAAELQLHQRHVLRTESRPPNIEGSGAIAIRELVRNALRMRPDRIIVGEVRDGAALDMLQAMNTGHDGSLTTIHANSPRDSLSRLETMVLMAGVDLPVRAIREQVAGAIDLIVQQARLKDGSRRIVAISEVIGMEGDVVTLQDVFTFDYSAGRDEHGRYLGQLLPTGVRPGFVQDLADLGVELPVHLFARIAQ, translated from the coding sequence ATGAGCAATCTGGCCGAACGTCTGGAGCAGGCGCGCAGCGCCCGGGCCGGTGCGGCCCCGCCGCAAGCGGGCCCCACCCGGCGTGCCAAGGCACCACGGCGACGTGAGGACCCCTTCGCCGACGTCAAGGACCGCGTCCACCAAGCTCTGGTGGCCTCCCTCGGCCCCCGGCTCTACGACCCGCACCTGTCCGAGCAGGAACTGGCCAGCCAGGTGCGTCACACCCTGCAGCAGGTCATCGACTCCGAGAACACGCCGCTGTCCCAGTCGGACCGGACGAAGATCGCCCAGGACGTCTCCGACGACATCCTCGGCCACGGCCCGCTCGAGCCGTACCTGCGCGACCCCGACGTCACCGAGATCATGGTCAACGGCGCGGACGACATCTACATCGAGCGGGACGGGCGGATCTTCCCCACCGGCACGCGCTTCGCGGACGAGTCCCACCTGCGCCGCACGATCGACAAGATCGTCTCCCGCGTCGGACGTCGCGTCGACGAGTCCAGCCCCATGGTCGACGCTCGCCTGCCCGACGGCTCCCGCGTCAACGCCGTCCTGCCGCCGGTCGCCCTCGACGGCTCGATGCTGACGATCCGCAAGTTCGCCAAGGACCCCTTCACCGACAGCGACCTCATCGCGATGGGCACGATGTCCACGCCGGTGCGCGACTTCCTCGAGGCGTGCGTGCGCGGCCGACGCAACATCCTCATCTCCGGCGGCACCGGCTCCGGCAAGACGACGACGCTCAACGTCGTCAGTTCCTTCCTGCCCGAGGAGGAGCGGATCGTCACGATCGAGGACGCGGCCGAGCTCCAGCTGCACCAGCGGCACGTGCTGCGCACCGAGTCCCGCCCGCCGAACATCGAGGGCAGCGGTGCGATCGCCATCCGCGAGCTCGTCCGCAACGCGCTGCGCATGCGACCGGACCGGATCATCGTCGGTGAGGTGCGTGACGGCGCCGCGCTCGACATGCTCCAGGCGATGAACACCGGCCACGACGGATCGCTGACGACCATCCACGCCAACTCGCCCCGCGACAGCCTCTCCCGCCTCGAGACGATGGTGCTCATGGCGGGCGTCGACCTGCCGGTCCGAGCGATCCGCGAGCAGGTCGCCGGGGCCATCGACCTCATCGTCCAGCAGGCCCGGCTCAAGGACGGCTCGCGTCGCATCGTCGCCATCAGCGAGGTGATCGGGATGGAGGGGGACGTGGTGACCCTGCAGGACGTCTTCACCTTCGACTACTCAGCCGGGCGTGACGAGCACGGCCGCTACCTGGGGCAGCTGCTGCCCACCGGCGTCCGACCGGGGTTCGTCCAGGACCTCGCCGACCTCGGGGTCGAGCTGCCGGTGCACCTCTTCGCCCGGATCGCCCAGTGA
- a CDS encoding AAA family ATPase — protein sequence MTILWSLDPRVSETYRFALGGGVAVLTHAPHITKAVDESADQHLVVIGLDIGVDPACELAERLRVDRPEVGVLLLRQRIDVNVLAQALRSGIREVVQSDDQTTLADAVRRSEQLTAQLVGEGAGRGDRESHGRIITVFSAKGSVGKTTLSTNIAAHLAASGARTLLVDLDLMFGDVAISLQLVPAGTVSDLVGMRGHLDRAGLESVVATHEQTGLDVIAPSSDPADAERVPADVILELLRTARTHYTYVVVDTPPSFTEHVLTALDVSDLTLLVATLDIPAVKNLRLAINTLDTLGASKDSRVIVLNRSGIKVGLDVDEVETALKQSVSVSIPNDLGVPKAANRGYPIVVQDQRNPAAVAMRELADQEVRARFGEPVEQGPRRGFGRRRSRA from the coding sequence ATGACGATCCTGTGGAGCCTCGACCCGCGCGTCAGCGAGACCTACCGCTTCGCGCTCGGCGGGGGGGTGGCGGTGCTGACCCACGCACCACACATCACCAAGGCCGTCGACGAGTCGGCGGACCAGCACCTCGTCGTCATCGGTCTCGACATCGGTGTCGACCCGGCGTGCGAGCTCGCCGAGCGCCTGCGGGTGGACCGCCCCGAGGTCGGTGTCCTCCTCCTGCGTCAGCGGATCGACGTGAACGTCCTGGCCCAGGCACTGCGCAGCGGCATCCGCGAGGTCGTGCAGTCCGACGACCAGACGACGCTCGCCGATGCGGTGCGGCGCAGCGAGCAGCTGACGGCACAACTCGTCGGCGAGGGAGCGGGTCGTGGCGACCGGGAGAGCCACGGTCGCATCATCACCGTCTTCTCGGCGAAGGGGAGTGTCGGCAAGACGACGCTGTCCACCAACATCGCCGCGCACCTCGCGGCCAGCGGTGCCCGCACGCTGCTCGTCGACCTCGACCTGATGTTCGGCGACGTCGCGATCAGCCTCCAGCTCGTCCCGGCCGGGACGGTCAGTGACCTCGTGGGCATGCGTGGTCACCTGGACCGGGCGGGTCTGGAGTCCGTCGTGGCCACCCACGAGCAGACGGGTCTGGACGTCATCGCCCCGTCGAGTGACCCCGCCGACGCGGAGCGGGTCCCGGCAGACGTGATCCTCGAGCTGCTGCGCACCGCTCGGACCCACTACACCTACGTCGTCGTCGACACCCCGCCGTCCTTCACCGAGCACGTCCTGACGGCCCTCGACGTCAGCGACCTCACCCTGCTCGTCGCCACGCTGGACATCCCGGCGGTGAAGAACCTGCGGCTGGCGATCAACACCCTGGACACGTTGGGTGCCTCCAAGGACTCCCGGGTGATCGTGCTCAACCGGTCGGGCATCAAGGTCGGGCTCGACGTCGACGAGGTGGAGACGGCCCTGAAGCAGTCGGTCTCGGTGAGCATCCCCAACGACCTCGGCGTGCCCAAGGCGGCCAACCGCGGGTACCCGATCGTCGTGCAGGACCAACGCAACCCCGCGGCCGTGGCCATGCGTGAGCTGGCCGACCAGGAGGTGCGCGCCCGCTTCGGTGAACCGGTCGAGCAGGGCCCGCGGCGTGGCTTCGGACGGCGAAGGAGCAGGGCATGA
- the cpaB gene encoding Flp pilus assembly protein CpaB: protein MNRRVIAVLVAVLLAVVGAALVINYVRGADQRAVADAQPIPVYVASQVVPAGTTLKDALRSELITETTVAAAAFPSGALEEIGPDNNALLALSDVAAGEFLMADRFGTTPTGEKAIQVPSGMVAMSVELSDPARVGEFVTPGSNLAIYATHEIKLTGGSDEATEFNDLDVQGTSVLLPDVQVIAMGDTALSAPKPAQDDEEQAQQDSAPSFLVTVAVDPKDAPRLAHGITEYTLYAGLRGSDVKIGTDSHANDITIFPQDAAADLTNAVK from the coding sequence ATGAACCGTCGCGTCATCGCCGTGCTCGTCGCGGTCCTGCTGGCCGTGGTCGGAGCAGCCCTGGTCATCAACTACGTCCGCGGCGCGGACCAGCGTGCTGTCGCCGATGCCCAGCCGATCCCCGTGTACGTCGCGTCGCAGGTCGTCCCGGCGGGCACCACCCTCAAGGACGCGCTGCGCAGCGAGCTGATCACCGAGACCACGGTGGCCGCGGCGGCATTCCCCTCCGGTGCGCTGGAGGAGATCGGTCCGGACAACAACGCCCTGTTGGCGCTCTCCGACGTAGCGGCCGGCGAGTTCCTCATGGCCGACCGCTTCGGGACGACCCCCACGGGGGAGAAGGCCATCCAGGTGCCATCCGGCATGGTCGCCATGTCCGTCGAGCTGTCGGACCCGGCCCGCGTCGGTGAGTTCGTCACCCCGGGGTCGAACCTCGCGATCTATGCGACGCACGAGATCAAGCTCACCGGCGGCAGTGATGAGGCCACGGAGTTCAACGACCTCGACGTGCAGGGCACGAGCGTCCTGCTCCCCGATGTGCAGGTCATCGCCATGGGCGACACCGCGCTCTCCGCTCCGAAGCCGGCGCAGGACGACGAGGAGCAGGCGCAGCAGGACAGCGCGCCCAGCTTCCTCGTCACCGTGGCGGTCGATCCGAAGGACGCGCCCCGACTGGCGCACGGCATCACCGAGTACACCCTCTACGCCGGACTGCGGGGATCGGACGTGAAGATCGGGACGGACTCGCACGCCAACGACATCACGATCTTCCCCCAGGACGCCGCAGCCGACCTGACGAATGCGGTGAAGTGA